The genomic interval AAAGCTTCGACTGCTCCCATTTCGTAGTCGTTTCGCCTAATGGAAAAGTCCACCATTTGCCTGTGGGCCTCAATAATTAGCGATGTTGAAATCACACCGCGATCAAAGAGCTTTTCTATTCTCTTATGCTTCTTTTCTAAGACCGCCTGAGAAATCATTTTCTTGTAAACTGATTTGTAACGTTGATATTTTTGAATCCAATTCCTAAGATCGATTTGAAGATCAAGCTCATCGTAGCGAATTTGGTACTCACCCTTTTTAACTGCGGCCATCCCCTTGGCCTTTGCTCCATCATTTGTATTAAATACTGGTAAGTCAAAAGTAAGGCTTAGACCAAAGGCATGCTCTTTCTCATCATCAACTTTGGAGTATTCATACATCGGGCCAATTTTGAGATCACTATAAGCATTAGACTTGGCGACATCGTACTCAGCTTTTGCAACAGCAAGTTGTGCGAGTCCTTTCTTATAGTCAGTGCTATCTTTTAACTCTAATGACTTAAGGTTTATCTTCTTAAATTGGAACAACTCAGGAAGAGCACTTTTTGTGACGACACAATTCTTTCCCGCATTCAATTTCAGATGAACTTGGAGTTTAGACTTTTCAGCATGTAATTCAGATAGCCTGATATAGTAATCATCCATGGCAAAAGAAAGTGTTTCATACTCAACCTCTTGGCTTGGCGAAAGCGCTTTCCTAATCTTGCTCTTTTTATCAAGAACTTTCTTTAGAGAATCGTATGACTCTTGATAGACAGGTATAAGTTCTTGAACTTGTCTAAGGCGATACATATTTAGAATATTTTCTAAAACGACCTTTTCTTTCTCCCCTTTAAATTCAAGGCTACCAAGCTCTTTCATTCTCTGGGCCCACGTCTTACGCGATCCCCTCTTACCCCCTAACTCAAAAGTTTGAGTGACTTTAATCATCGAGGAAATCTCATTTTTTCCAGGCGTGACAATTTCTGTTTCAACCTCAGGGTTATAAACCTGATTGGCCGAATTGATTTCACCATCAAGCATCTCCTCATTGGCCTTTGCCAAGAGATTCACTTGATGATTCGATTTAATTTGCTTCAAAAATTCATTGGCATCTGTGATACGACAACTCTGTCCATAGGTATTTATGCCCATGCACAAAGCGAGAATCACGATGCTACTTCGACTAGTATTCATCGCATTAATCCTTTAAAAATAAGAATGTTAAAACTTTAAATTTGTAATGTTACGATAAAGAAGGTGGCTTCTTTGCCGGGTCGAGGTATGGGGATTTGAAGAAATCCAATCTTGGTGTTTGTGTGATATTAATTTCAATTAGAGGTAATTTAATTTCGACAGTATGTTCGAGATTGGCCAAGAAGTGAAGACCTGTACAATGAATATGACAGTGATCAGAACCGCTGTCGTGATCGTCGCAATGATCTGGATGGTCCAATTTAGATTTTTCGACTTTGGTACTCTCCATATTATTTACAGACAATTTAATTTCATGGGCCTCATGAGTGAAGCTCACAAAAATCATAAAGACTGTGAATAGTGAAAGTAGAATTCGCATCATGAGTAAAATACTAACATGCTCAGATATTGGAGTCTAGCCTCCAATTTGTTTCCACTTTAAATTATTTTTATCGAAGTGCGCCTTAACTTGATCAAGCTTTTCACCGTGAACTTCAATATAGTCGTTCTTAAAAGCGCCACCAACCCCTAGAGACTTCTTTAAATCTTTAGCAAGTTTCTGACACCACTTCTTATTTGCTGGAAGATCACTTATTTCAACGATTGCTCTTCCTTTTCCAGAAGTAAGCCTTCTAATTTTAAGAACAAGTTCAGACTCGTTAACTTCTTCATTAGAATTATTTTTACTATTTTTTTTTCTTAAATCACCGGCCTCATCAGACCATACTAACTTTGCATCTTTCATTCTTTAATCATAACTTAGAAACTAGAATTTGGCATTTTCAAAAATTCAATCTCTTCTGGTGTTGACTCTCGACCAAGAACTCCATTGCGATGTGGATAGCGGCCAAAGCGCTCAATGATGGCCATATGCTGATGCATATATTGAAGGGCCATGTCGTTATCTAATTTTTCAAATAGTCTCAATCCCTCTTTTTGAATGGTAAGAGATTCACTGTGCATATAGGGCATGTAGAGAAAGTGTTTCTTTCTAGTCGTAAAACCTTCATCTGTTTTTTGCAAAATGGCCTCCTGAGCTAAAACCAAGGCCATATCATCACTTGCAAAAGAGCGTGCATCACCACGATAGATATTACGAGAAAATTGATCGAGGATAATAATTTCGGCCAAACGACCCAGATGCTCCTCCCTCCATTCAAATAACTCTCCTTTTGCTGCCTTTGTATGAAGTCTGCCAAAGCGCTCTTCAATCTCGCGATCAATTCGAGCATCTTTCATCCACTTTTGCTCTTCAGTAAGCTCATCAAACCAAAAATCAAGTACTTCGTGATACATAAACTCTCCTACTTAATGAAAAATTACCCGATATCTTGTTCAAAATTCGAAATCTAGGTAGAACCTTGTCATGAAACAATTAATCCTTCTAGCGTGTTTATTTACATTAACAAAATCAATCTTTGCGGCCGTTAGCAAGGATGAGTATGAGCAAGTAAAAGCTGCTCTTTACCAAGCTTATAGTGAACTTGCCCCGTCACAAAATGAAGTTTTACAAATTAACTTACCAATTGCAGGTTTACCTGATTCGTATTGGTGGGATATTGATATGATCCATGCCTCATATGTTCAGGCCACAAATCAAGAAGATCAAATTGAACACCGTATTTACTTAATGGGTGGTTTTGGCCGTCTAGCAGGAATGACTCCAGATGGACTTGCATTAACAGCATGCCATGAAATCGGACACGGTATCGGTGGAGCTCCAAAGAAAGATGATCCAATGAATATGGGCTATCACTCTTCAATGGAAGGTCAATCTGATTACTTTGCAACAAAAGACTGCTTGGCGATCGTCTTTAAATACCTTCCAGAATTACGTGAAGTAAAAGAGAAATCGATCTACAAAGATCTATGCTCAAAACAAGATAAGCATGAGTACTTTACTTGTCTAAGACTTCTAACTGCTATGGAAGCAGATCAGGCCTTCTTTAAAAGCAATGGTGATGAAGTAAGTTTTGCGACATACTCTTCAAATGTAGCGACTGAGCTAAATACTGCCCCGTCATTTTATCCTAGTGCCCAATGTCGTTTTGATACGATGATTAACGGAATCTTAGACCTAGAGCGTCCAGAATGTTGGTACCCAGGTGGCGAGAAAAACGGAACATTGCGCTAAATACCTCCTATTTTTCGACATGTTCTCCATTAAATGCTAAGGTGCCCACTATTAGTAGATTTTAACCAAACAAAGGGTATTTAATGGAAACTCATATGGAAAAAGTAAGCTACATTATCGGTCGCCAAATTGGATCTGATTTTGTTGCACAAGGAATGGAAATCAATGCTGAAATTTTCGCAAATGCTGTAGCATCTGCAATGAAAGGTGAAGCAAGCCAACTATCACCAGAAGAAACTCAAAAAACAATGACTGAGTTCCAAGAGCACATGGCAAGACAACTTGCTGAAGCAGCGAACAAGCTAGCTGAAGAAGGTCGTGCATACCTTGAAACTAATAAAGCAGCCGAAGGTGTATCAACAACAGCTTCAGGTCTACAATATAAAGTTCTAGAAGCAGGTTCAGGAGCAACTCCATCTGCAGAGTCTACTGTAGAAGTTCACTACGAAGGTAAACTAATTGATGGAACTGTTTTTGATTCTTCATACCAAAGAGGACAAACAATTCAATTCCCTGTTGGTGGTGTAATTAAGGGTTGGACAGAAGCTCTTCAACTGATGAAAGAGGGAGACTCTTGGGAACTAACAATCCCATCTGAGCTTGCTTACGGTGAGCACGGTGCAGGAGCAAAGATTCCTCCACACTCAACTCTTATTTTCAAAGTACAACTTATCAAAGCAAACGTATAAGTTTCATAGGGGCCAAGTCATTGGCCCTTTTTTCTTAACTCACTCATAACCTTTCTTAACCAAACTTAAACTTCTAAATTGTTAATAAAAAGCTACATTTCCATCCATAACTTATGGGAGGATTCATGAAAAAAGTATTAATCTTTTTGGCAACACTACCATTTTTCTTTAATACTGCTCTTGCAGAAAGAAAAAGCGGAGAAGAAGTAAAATTATCAACAACAGAGACAGTCGGTGCAATGAAGCACACAAAACGTTTTAGAAATTTCTTAAGCGCGGCCAAAATTGCAGGCCTTGATGATATCGTAACAATCGATCACCCGATCACTATCTTTGCACCGAATGATGCAGCATTTGCTAAGTTACCACCTGAAACAGTTGAGTACCTTCTAGCAAATCCACTTGAGCTAAGAAAGCTTTTACTTTATCACATTGGATATGGCCGCCACGAAAAAAGCGATCTTAGACAAAAGAAAGAAGTTAAGACATTCCACGGAAGAGTTATTCTTGTGGATCAAGACAGTGAAGAGTTTATCCTAAACTCAAGTACACTACGTCTTGGAACATTAAAGAAACACGATAGAAATATCATTGTTCATGAAATCAATGAAGTATTACTTCCTTCTGAAGAGCTTCCTGCAAACAACTTCCAAACAGTTGAGTATGTTGACCTATCTCGCTACCTTGGTACTTGGTACCAACAAGGTGCATATGACGCCTTCTTTAACCTAAGATGTCAGGGAACAAAAGCAGAGTATAAGCTTAAGCACAATCGCATTAGAGTTAAAAACTCATGTCAGCTAGTTAATGGTGAAGAAAAAGTTGATAAAGCTTATGCAAAAGTAGTGGATAAGATTTCAAATGCAAAACTTAAGGTTAGCTTTGTTCCTCTACTTGGATACTTTGGTGTTGGCGCTGGCGACTACCAAATCATCCACCTCGATGAAGAATATACTGAAGCTATCGTAGCTGATAGAAATAGAAATACGCTCTTCATTTTGACTCGTGACAGAGAAATTGCTGAGTCAAAATATGAAGAATTAGTACAAATTGCTGTAAATCAAGGTTTTAGACCGGAGTATATTAAGAGAACTCCAGTATATGAAGTTGTTGAGCCTGCTGAGCCAACTGAACCGACAGTAGAACCAACTGAGCCTAATGATCATACAGATGGTGACAATCATGACGGTGATCATGATGGGGATATTGTAATTACAGATCCAGTTGAGACTGAAGTAATATTTTAGAAAAAAGAAGGGCCAGATTCTGGCCCTTTTTTATTGAACTCTTACAAGATTTTTACAAACGATGATATTTCTCTCTTTCTTTGGGAAATGGGGAAAGAGATTATATTTTGAATCAAGAGAATCAACCATGAATTTACCATTCTTTTGTTTCTCTAAAACAAGATCATTAAAGCCTGTGAATTCGTCATCATGAAACCAACGAGTCTCAATCCCTGTATACTGACGATAGAGTCTAAACTCATCTGACTTATCTGTTTCTAGCTCGCCTTCAAGCACAAGAGACTTATCTCCTTTTTCAACAGTTGCATGACAGTATCCATCTTCACATTCAATACTAACGGCACAGCCACTAGAGCTCTCATAATTGCCTTCTAATTTTGCGGCAAAAGAATTAAGTGAAACTAGCGCAAGTAATGTTACTAAAGTAATTTTCATTGTGAACCTCATAATTTTTTTTTGAATCTAACAGAAATCAAATTCAAATCATATGAAGTGAGTAAGAAATATTATGGTGATTAGATTTTAAACAAGGGGGCAGTGCCCCCTTAAGTAACTGTAATTATAGGGAATACATTTGAACAATGATTACCGCAAAAAAGATTGCTAGAAAAAGGCCCACACAGAAATAGAATCCCCAGACACTTCCCTGCTCTTCATCATTATTATAGTGTTGTTTAACCTTACCTTCATAATCGTATTTCTTTACTTCGACAGAAGTATCTACTGATGTGTTTTCCATACATCCTCCATTGGATTTAAATCAAAAAAATAAAAAATAAAAAGTTATAAATTGATCTAAGACAATGGTGGACTGAGTCCAGAATGAATTCCTTGATAGAATTTTGAATCGAGATTGATATAAGGTAATGAAAAGTGACCAAAGACAGAAATAACTAAATCACTTTCATCATTTTTTAAATGAGAATAATCATCAGGAAAGTCTTCCAAAGACTTGAGCTCTGGCGCCCTTGTTCGATTTTCGATAGAAGAGCTAGTCTCATGATTAAAGTCTAAGAATATTTTTGCACTATCCTCAACATCAATTTGAGTTGAAGATGCACTTGCGATACTTCCAAGAAAGAAGATCCAGCTAAATAGAAGTATTTGCTTAATTTTCAAAGCGCCATAGTCCTCTAACATTTGTTACGCCATTTACGCGCCACTTATCTTTCTTCATTAAGCTGAAAATAACTTCAACTGGCTTAAGCTCATATTGGCCTTCATTGATATTTTTCAAAATAATTGCATTTGTTTCCGCACGATTGGAAACAAGTGGTGGCCTAGTTAATTTCAATAAGGCAATTTGCATATCAAATTTATTATCAAACTCTGGAACAATAATGACAGTTCTTACTGTCGCTCGATTTCCTTCAACTTTGACATCAACCACTTTGAAAGA from Halobacteriovorax sp. DA5 carries:
- a CDS encoding TolC family protein; protein product: MNTSRSSIVILALCMGINTYGQSCRITDANEFLKQIKSNHQVNLLAKANEEMLDGEINSANQVYNPEVETEIVTPGKNEISSMIKVTQTFELGGKRGSRKTWAQRMKELGSLEFKGEKEKVVLENILNMYRLRQVQELIPVYQESYDSLKKVLDKKSKIRKALSPSQEVEYETLSFAMDDYYIRLSELHAEKSKLQVHLKLNAGKNCVVTKSALPELFQFKKINLKSLELKDSTDYKKGLAQLAVAKAEYDVAKSNAYSDLKIGPMYEYSKVDDEKEHAFGLSLTFDLPVFNTNDGAKAKGMAAVKKGEYQIRYDELDLQIDLRNWIQKYQRYKSVYKKMISQAVLEKKHKRIEKLFDRGVISTSLIIEAHRQMVDFSIRRNDYEMGAVEALWNIYLLRGTILEEQI
- a CDS encoding DUF924 family protein, with the protein product MYHEVLDFWFDELTEEQKWMKDARIDREIEERFGRLHTKAAKGELFEWREEHLGRLAEIIILDQFSRNIYRGDARSFASDDMALVLAQEAILQKTDEGFTTRKKHFLYMPYMHSESLTIQKEGLRLFEKLDNDMALQYMHQHMAIIERFGRYPHRNGVLGRESTPEEIEFLKMPNSSF
- a CDS encoding FKBP-type peptidyl-prolyl cis-trans isomerase, yielding METHMEKVSYIIGRQIGSDFVAQGMEINAEIFANAVASAMKGEASQLSPEETQKTMTEFQEHMARQLAEAANKLAEEGRAYLETNKAAEGVSTTASGLQYKVLEAGSGATPSAESTVEVHYEGKLIDGTVFDSSYQRGQTIQFPVGGVIKGWTEALQLMKEGDSWELTIPSELAYGEHGAGAKIPPHSTLIFKVQLIKANV
- a CDS encoding lipocalin family protein, which produces MKKVLIFLATLPFFFNTALAERKSGEEVKLSTTETVGAMKHTKRFRNFLSAAKIAGLDDIVTIDHPITIFAPNDAAFAKLPPETVEYLLANPLELRKLLLYHIGYGRHEKSDLRQKKEVKTFHGRVILVDQDSEEFILNSSTLRLGTLKKHDRNIIVHEINEVLLPSEELPANNFQTVEYVDLSRYLGTWYQQGAYDAFFNLRCQGTKAEYKLKHNRIRVKNSCQLVNGEEKVDKAYAKVVDKISNAKLKVSFVPLLGYFGVGAGDYQIIHLDEEYTEAIVADRNRNTLFILTRDREIAESKYEELVQIAVNQGFRPEYIKRTPVYEVVEPAEPTEPTVEPTEPNDHTDGDNHDGDHDGDIVITDPVETEVIF